In one window of Methanomicrobiales archaeon DNA:
- a CDS encoding flavodoxin family protein, with translation MGDRQEGNDERLVLERVRSINGEICTIRIFREDLTSVYPGMVRFTVRLDIGGQEIAVFRTNTYEYPPTVSLRAESEALRKAEEWEQELRGGPGEAVEYLRRKPRIRCTPAEPPTDAVVIQGSPRAGGNCSVLARWCRDAVEDLRKTARVIHADDLFIRPCIGCYQCYNSGVCIYEDDMAGVIHAIRHAGLVIVCSPVYTNTVPGSLKLLIDRCQSYHAERTLSGGPTGQKGLVLSVAGRKGPENFRCVTPVLNAFLRNLGIQPSGEIRVDDMDRLRDVQKVPGMEDRVKGLIRACMQEYSG, from the coding sequence ATGGGGGACAGGCAGGAAGGCAACGACGAGAGGCTCGTGCTGGAGCGGGTGCGGAGTATCAACGGGGAGATCTGTACGATACGGATATTCAGGGAGGACCTCACGTCGGTCTATCCCGGCATGGTGCGCTTCACCGTGCGGCTGGATATCGGAGGCCAGGAGATAGCCGTCTTTCGCACCAACACCTACGAGTATCCCCCGACGGTCTCCCTGCGTGCGGAGTCTGAAGCCCTGCGGAAGGCGGAGGAGTGGGAGCAGGAGTTGAGGGGCGGTCCCGGCGAGGCAGTCGAGTACCTCCGCCGCAAACCCCGCATTCGCTGCACGCCGGCCGAACCTCCCACCGACGCGGTCGTAATACAGGGGAGCCCGCGGGCCGGGGGGAACTGCAGCGTCCTCGCCCGCTGGTGCCGGGACGCGGTGGAGGATCTCCGGAAGACGGCCCGGGTGATCCATGCGGACGATCTCTTCATCCGCCCCTGCATCGGCTGCTACCAGTGCTACAACAGCGGTGTCTGCATCTACGAGGACGATATGGCCGGCGTCATCCACGCCATCCGGCATGCGGGACTCGTCATCGTCTGCTCGCCGGTGTACACCAATACGGTCCCGGGCAGCCTGAAGCTGCTCATCGACCGCTGCCAGTCTTACCACGCGGAACGGACGCTTTCCGGAGGGCCGACCGGGCAGAAGGGTCTGGTGCTGTCCGTTGCCGGCAGGAAAGGGCCTGAAAACTTCCGCTGCGTGACGCCCGTCCTGAACGCCTTCCTGCGGAACCTCGGCATCCAGCCGTCCGGGGAGATTCGGGTCGATGACATGGACAGGCTGCGGGACGTGCAGAAGGTGCCGGGTATGGAGGATCGGGTGAAGGGGCTGATACGGGCGTGTATGCAGGAATATTCCGGATGA
- a CDS encoding PLP-dependent aminotransferase family protein has product MQYRFADRMARAPRSFLGELFRVSADPGIISFAGGLPGSEFIDVEGIARAARGVMEDEGRIALQYTTTDGYLPLRQYIADRYRARLGLPAEAAEIQIVNGSQQCLDLVAKIFLNSGDHVGVERPGYLGAIEAFSLYEPQFHTVPLEEDGLDLESFDSLLHACPLKFFYGIPNSQNPSGRTYSQEKRKAIAEMLDGSDTLFYEDDAFGELFFDGNPRLPIARYLPEQTVMSGSFSKIVAPGMRIGWIYAPEPVLRQFNVAKQAADLHSNFLCQKILHRYLEESDLDTHVRRVATIYGENCRLMCDIMDDRFPPGVTHTRPEGGMFLMAALPEGVSSMEVFAAGIRRKVAVLPGVPFYVDGGGEDTIRLNFSSVDPERIKEGMARLARVIADLAG; this is encoded by the coding sequence ATGCAGTACAGGTTCGCCGATCGCATGGCCCGGGCTCCCCGCTCTTTTCTGGGCGAGCTCTTTCGCGTCTCCGCCGATCCCGGGATCATCTCCTTTGCCGGAGGCCTGCCAGGCTCCGAATTTATCGACGTGGAGGGGATAGCCCGGGCTGCCCGCGGGGTGATGGAGGACGAGGGGCGGATCGCTCTGCAGTACACCACGACGGACGGCTACCTGCCTCTCCGGCAATACATCGCCGATCGCTACCGCGCCCGGCTGGGCCTGCCCGCCGAGGCAGCGGAGATCCAGATCGTGAACGGCTCCCAGCAGTGCCTCGATCTCGTGGCCAAGATCTTCTTAAACAGCGGCGACCACGTTGGCGTCGAGCGCCCCGGGTACCTGGGCGCCATCGAGGCGTTCTCCCTCTACGAGCCGCAGTTCCACACGGTTCCGCTGGAGGAGGACGGCCTCGATCTCGAGAGTTTCGATTCGCTCCTCCATGCCTGCCCGCTGAAGTTCTTCTACGGCATCCCCAACTCCCAGAACCCCTCCGGGCGGACCTACTCGCAGGAGAAACGGAAGGCGATCGCGGAGATGCTCGACGGCAGCGATACCCTCTTCTACGAGGACGACGCCTTCGGGGAGCTCTTCTTCGACGGAAATCCCCGCCTGCCGATCGCGAGATACCTGCCCGAACAGACGGTGATGAGCGGCTCGTTCTCGAAGATCGTCGCTCCCGGGATGCGGATCGGCTGGATATATGCACCTGAGCCGGTTCTCCGCCAGTTCAACGTCGCCAAGCAGGCGGCAGACCTGCACTCCAACTTCCTCTGTCAGAAGATCCTTCACCGCTACCTGGAAGAGAGCGACCTCGATACTCATGTCCGCCGGGTCGCCACGATCTACGGGGAGAACTGCCGTCTGATGTGCGACATCATGGACGACCGGTTCCCGCCCGGCGTCACCCACACCCGTCCGGAAGGGGGGATGTTCCTCATGGCGGCGCTGCCGGAAGGCGTCTCTTCGATGGAGGTCTTCGCCGCGGGAATCCGCCGGAAGGTGGCGGTTCTTCCAGGCGTGCCGTTCTACGTGGACGGAGGCGGTGAGGACACGATCCGCCTGAACTTCTCCAGTGTCGATCCGGAGCGGATCAAGGAGGGGATGGCCCGCCTGGCCCGGGTGATTGCGGATTTGGCGGGGTAG
- a CDS encoding type II toxin-antitoxin system PemK/MazF family toxin → MGRYAPGDVVLADIPMGRACKVRPAVVVSAGEDGTLEVVPLSSRAPADTRSTPIALEDFVEGGLDIFGTSYALTAYPSTIRASAIRGRKGRLTAEALAGIRRPAGKRRG, encoded by the coding sequence ATGGGCCGGTACGCTCCGGGCGATGTCGTGCTTGCGGACATTCCCATGGGGAGAGCGTGCAAGGTCCGCCCGGCCGTCGTCGTATCCGCCGGGGAGGACGGCACGCTGGAGGTCGTTCCGCTCTCCAGCCGGGCGCCTGCGGATACCCGATCCACTCCCATCGCCCTCGAGGACTTCGTCGAGGGAGGACTCGACATCTTCGGGACGAGCTATGCATTGACGGCCTATCCGTCGACGATCCGGGCATCCGCGATCCGCGGGAGGAAAGGGAGGCTGACGGCCGAAGCGCTCGCCGGCATCCGCAGGCCGGCAGGAAAGAGGCGAGGCTGA
- a CDS encoding DNA-directed RNA polymerase, protein MNDRGFRGPRSFGPREMHKAICSDCGRECEVPFKPTEGRPVYCRECLPKHRKPRF, encoded by the coding sequence ATGAATGACAGAGGTTTTAGAGGCCCCCGGAGCTTCGGGCCCAGAGAGATGCATAAAGCGATCTGTTCTGATTGCGGAAGGGAGTGCGAGGTTCCCTTCAAGCCAACGGAGGGAAGACCCGTATACTGCCGCGAGTGTCTTCCCAAACACAGGAAACCCCGGTTCTGA
- the hisG gene encoding ATP phosphoribosyltransferase, protein MITIALPKGSLEQQTLQVFKEADLEVKRTDRDYSPRIADERIGKVKILRPQEIPSYVQRGYFDLGISGLDWVRESGAEVVEVANLSYSKGGEGNVRIVIAVSADEPIDSATEIRPGSRVTTEYPNITKAFFESLSIPVQLFPSYGASEAKVPDLMDVVVDLTETGTTLRRNGLKIVGQIMESYTVLIANCDSWADPLKRKAIEEIRTLLMGVIEARGQVMLTMNVPAAALDEVTALLPAMKRPTVSSLHGLDYFSLQTVVPKNRVNQLIPRLKCAGAEDILEIPITKIVR, encoded by the coding sequence ATGATCACAATCGCCCTACCCAAGGGGAGCCTGGAGCAGCAGACCCTGCAGGTCTTCAAAGAGGCCGATCTCGAGGTGAAGCGGACGGACCGTGACTACAGCCCGCGGATTGCCGACGAGCGGATCGGGAAGGTCAAGATCCTCCGTCCGCAGGAGATCCCGTCCTACGTCCAGCGCGGCTACTTCGACCTGGGAATCTCCGGACTGGACTGGGTGCGCGAGAGCGGCGCCGAGGTTGTGGAGGTGGCCAACCTCTCCTACAGCAAGGGGGGCGAGGGAAACGTTCGGATCGTGATCGCCGTCTCGGCGGACGAGCCGATCGACTCCGCGACCGAGATCCGTCCCGGAAGCCGGGTGACGACCGAGTATCCCAACATCACGAAGGCATTCTTCGAGTCCCTGAGTATCCCTGTCCAGCTCTTCCCCTCCTACGGCGCTTCGGAGGCAAAGGTGCCCGACCTCATGGACGTGGTTGTCGACCTGACAGAGACCGGGACGACCCTGCGAAGGAACGGGCTGAAGATCGTCGGGCAGATCATGGAATCCTACACGGTTCTGATCGCCAACTGCGACTCCTGGGCCGATCCGCTGAAGCGGAAGGCGATCGAGGAGATCCGCACCCTCCTGATGGGCGTGATCGAGGCCCGGGGGCAGGTGATGCTCACCATGAACGTCCCGGCAGCGGCTCTGGACGAAGTGACCGCCCTCCTGCCGGCGATGAAGAGACCGACGGTGAGCAGCCTGCACGGCCTCGACTACTTCAGCCTCCAGACGGTGGTGCCGAAGAACCGGGTGAACCAGCTCATCCCCCGCCTGAAGTGCGCGGGGGCGGAAGATATCCTTGAGATCCCGATCACGAAGATTGTGCGGTGA
- the eif1A gene encoding translation initiation factor eIF-1A has product MTEKKPNNQPSDEVVRVRLPQKRNREMFGCAELMMGANHIKVRCFDGVTRLGRIKGKIKKKVWIREGDILIVVPWSFQDEKCDIIYRYTGPQVEWLRRNKYL; this is encoded by the coding sequence CTGACCGAAAAGAAACCGAACAATCAGCCCAGCGATGAGGTCGTACGCGTGCGGTTGCCGCAGAAACGGAACCGCGAGATGTTCGGGTGCGCGGAACTGATGATGGGGGCGAACCACATCAAGGTGCGGTGCTTCGATGGTGTCACACGCCTCGGGCGGATCAAGGGCAAGATCAAGAAGAAGGTCTGGATCCGGGAGGGGGACATCCTGATCGTGGTCCCCTGGAGCTTCCAGGACGAGAAGTGCGATATCATCTACCGCTATACGGGACCGCAGGTGGAGTGGCTGCGGCGGAATAAATACTTATAA